GGCTCCTATGCCGCCATGCGTATCCGCGGCTCCATCCTCGACGAGCTCCGTCGAATGGACTGGATGCCACGTAATGCCCGTACCAATTTTAAGAAGCTCCGCGCGACGATCGAGGAGGTCGAGCAACGCCTAGGCCGTCCTGCCACGGAAGAGGAAATCCGCGCCGAACTTGGTCTAAGCCGCAAGGACTACGACCAGTTGATGGCGGAAACCCGTCCGGTTAGCTTTTTGCCGTTGGATAATGCCGCCGCGGGTGGGGACGATGGTGAGGGAGCTGACTTGTACGAAGTCATTCCCGACGACAATGTCGTGCCGGTGACCTCCAAGATGGAAAAGGACGAGGTAACTCGTCTGGTCGCAGAGCGTATTAACCAGCTTCCCGAGACGCCAAGAAAGGTATTGGCGATGTATTACTTCCAGGACATGCGCTTGGCGGAAATAGCTGAAGTATTCGGTCTCACCGAGTCGCGTATCTGCCAGATCCACTCACAGGCTATCATAAGTCTGAGAAGCTACATCACAAATGTGATGCATAAGTAGGATTCGCCACGAACTGAGTAAAGTTCTCGTTCGGTCGTCCGATAGGAGAGACCACGAAGTATGTTTGTAATAATCGGAGCAGTTATAGTTCTGGGCGCGACTTTTGGCGCGTTCTTGATGTCTGGAGGTAATTTTGGCCTTCTGATGCACCCGCCTGAATTCGTTGCTATCTTTGGCATCACGGGTGGTGTGGCTGTGATTTGCGCTCCTAAGGACGTGCTCATCCATACTATCCACGCGACCATCGGAGCCC
This region of Pelagicoccus albus genomic DNA includes:
- a CDS encoding FliA/WhiG family RNA polymerase sigma factor — translated: MNDINVKERKDSSKGKRAQAAKAYGVGESSKPPVQQAELFETYMPLVRSIVARIKINLPPHIDEQDLHSVGITGLIAALKKYDPAQKKSFGSYAAMRIRGSILDELRRMDWMPRNARTNFKKLRATIEEVEQRLGRPATEEEIRAELGLSRKDYDQLMAETRPVSFLPLDNAAAGGDDGEGADLYEVIPDDNVVPVTSKMEKDEVTRLVAERINQLPETPRKVLAMYYFQDMRLAEIAEVFGLTESRICQIHSQAIISLRSYITNVMHK